ACCTCGTCGAGCGGGAACCCGACGTAGCCGACGTCGGGCGGCGCGACGGGGAGCAGGTCGAAGCCGACGACGCGCACCGCGTCGGGGTCGACGAGGGCCGCATCGGTCACGACGATCTCGGCGTTCGTCGCGTTGCGCACCATCGGGAGCGCGATCGCGACGCGGCCGTCGGCGTGCACGGGCGTGCACACCGTCACCGAGCCGTCGGTCATCGACTGCAGCGCCATCGACGGTGCCGCCCAGCCGAATGCGAGGAAGGCCCCCGCGGCGGCGAGGGCGACCGCCGCGCTCGCCGACAGCACGGGGTTCCGCGCGAGTGCGACACGAAGGCTCATGGCGTGACAGTACCGACTCGCGCAGGGCTCGAGCGGCAGCGGCGCGCCGCGACTCGGCCACGCAGTGACGCGCAGCGGCACGCCGAGGGAAGATCGCCCTCGAGACGCCGCTCAGCGTCACATCCGGCCGTCCGCAGCGTCGGCGGTGCCGCCTACCGTCGTGGCATGACCGCATCCGCGTGCCTCGTGCCCGACTGCGACGACGCCGCGCAGCCCGAGGCGCTCGTCGCGTTGTGCGCGCACCACCTCGCGCTCGCGGCCGAGTCGGCCGTCGTCGACGACGTGCTGCCGCATCCGTGCCCCGTGTGCGCGAGCCGCATCGGCATCCGGATGCCGTCGGGCACGGTGTGCGCCACGTGCGAGTGGCGCGTCGGCGAGGTGCCCGACGCCGACCTCGCCCCGCCGCGCGTCGACGTCGTCTACGCGCTGCGGTTCGAGGACCGCGTGAAGATCGGCACGACGTCGAACCTGCGGCAGCGGCTCGGCGCCATCTGGCACGAGGAGCTCGTGGCGCTCGAGCGCGGCGACCGCTCGCTCGAGCAGCGCAGGCACGCCGAGCTCTCGGAGGCGCGCATCGGCCGCACCGAGTGGTTCCGCATCACCGACGAGGTCGCCGCGCACCTCGCGGCGATCGGCGAGGGCCGCGATCCGTGGATGCAGCACGCGCGCTGGCGCAGCGAGGCGCTCGCGCTGCGCGGGCTCGCCTGACGCTCGCCTTGTGCTGTGTTCTCAGCACAAGTTGTGCTAGCTTCATCGCACAAGATGCATCTCGCGAACGGAGCGGCATGGGCCTCCTGCAGTACCTCCTCGGCAGCCTGCCGAGTCCTGATGTCGTGGCGCCATTGGTCGCCGGGATCGCCCTCGCGGGCATCTCGTTCGTGTGGCGTCGTCCGCTGGTCACGCTGCCTGAAGGCGCGCGTCGCAGGCGCCTCCTCGTCGCGATGGGCGTGGGTGGTTCACTCGTCGTCGTGGCGACGAGCGTCGTCGCGAACGCGCTGACCGCCTCGATCGGCCCGCTCGACGCGACGGGGTACTCGGGCTGGTGGATGCGCCCGCTCGCGCTCGGTGCCGCGGGCATCGTGCTCGCGGTCGCGGCGGCCGCGCTCGCGACCGAGCACGCACCGGCACCCGGCGAACGTGCGCTGCTCCCACGGCGATCGTGGCTCGCGTTCGCGTCTGGGCCTGCGCTCGTCGCCGTGCTGGCGGT
The sequence above is a segment of the Agrococcus jejuensis genome. Coding sequences within it:
- a CDS encoding GIY-YIG nuclease family protein, yielding MTASACLVPDCDDAAQPEALVALCAHHLALAAESAVVDDVLPHPCPVCASRIGIRMPSGTVCATCEWRVGEVPDADLAPPRVDVVYALRFEDRVKIGTTSNLRQRLGAIWHEELVALERGDRSLEQRRHAELSEARIGRTEWFRITDEVAAHLAAIGEGRDPWMQHARWRSEALALRGLA